Within Candidatus Amarolinea dominans, the genomic segment CTCGTTGGCCTGCAGATTGCGAGCGGTGATGTTGGCGCGGTAGCCCAGTCGGGTCACGGCGCCGAGCACGCTGGCGCGTCTCTTCGGTGACGCGCCGGGAGTCGTTCAGCACATAAGAAACCGTGGCGATGGAACGCCTCAGGCCTCATCGCGAATAGTCGTCGTGCCCGCCATGTTAAACGTTTAACCTCTTGTAAAAAATAGTGCCGCAATCCATTCGGCGGCACACGGTCATTTAAGCGTTTAACTGATCGGAGTATAGCACACGGTCAGCGACTTGTCAATACCCAATTTGCGGTTTTTGACAATTTCTATTAGTCGAAGCCGCCCCAGCCTGTGCGGGTCGGACGCGGCAGGACTTTGGCGACGGGTTCCCGCTCGCTGTCCGCGCCGAAGGCCAGGCGGCGTCTGCGTCACGCGGTTCGCCGGCGGATTTGTCAGGTTCCGCGGCCAGGGATGAGCTGCGTACGCTCGATGCGGCGGGCGCAATCGGTCAGTCCAGGACCCTCCAGCAGTTCATCGGGCATGGTGGCGCCTGGTCGGCTGCTGACGCGCAGCGCCAGGTGGACCCAGCCCTCGTCATCCGTACCCTCCCGCGCAGGTCTTCGATCAGCGGCCGCAAGTCGGTCTTGCCGTCGCGGGCGTTGTTTGAGTACCTGCGCTGCGGCTGTGAAGCTAATCGCCTGCGCCACATCCACTGCGCCTTCGGGCAAAATCTGAACCACATAATTGCGGCCACATCAACGCCTGTAACGTGGCGTGCAGATCAACTTCGCGGATATCGCGAATCTCGATGCCCGGCGGCAGCTCGGGCTGTAACTTCGCCGCAACTGGGCCGGCGCTATCGGCTCATTCAGCCACAAATCGGCCAGCTGCGCGACCACGGCAGCCCACCGGCAGCGCCGAGGCAAACTGAATGCGCAGTTGCGGATTGAAGCCCTTCGTGTACGCCACCGGCACGCGGCGTCGCAGCACCCGCTCCCACACGCGCCAGGTCGAGGTGCCCAATCCACTTCAGCGGCTCACCCTGCTAGTGTAGGTAAACCGCATGCGTTGCATCTGCCATCCTTGATCTTCCTTCTACCCCAAAGAATTCGGGGGCGACCGATTTTACCATACCACCGAAATGGACTAAAATACCCCTGAGGACCCAGCTCAACCAGAAAAACTTGGGGCGGTCGAAACCCATGCCGCCCACGCAGGCGGCGAAAGGCATGCCCCCCCTTCGCTTGATTCATCGTTGCGAAAAAGAAACTTCCGGGACTGAGAATCCCGGAAGCCGGTTGAGAGGCGACGGCCGGATTTGAACCGGCGATCGGGGTTTTGCAGACCCCTGCCTTGCCACTTGGCTACGTCGCCAACCACGCGTCAATTTTAGCCCAGAACCTGGTATCTGTCAAACGGAGTTTGGCGGTTCAACCCCCAGGAGACCTTCATGCACGAATACCGAGATCGCACCAGCGAATGTCAACGCTGCGGCATCCCCTTCATTTGGACGGCCGGCGAGCTGCCGCGGGCGGCATCGAACCGACGCGACGGCTGTGCCCGGCCTGCGCGCAACTGCTGCCCGCGGTCAGGCCGCGAGCGCGGCCTGGTCAAATGGTACAACTTGCGCCGCGGCTATGGCTTCATCAGCCGCTCCACGGGCGAGGACCTCTTCTTTCATCGCGACGCCCTGCCCGCGGACGCCGGCGCGATCGAACCGAACTTACTGCTCGAATACGGCATCGAGCACACGCCAGGGACCGCAGGCGAACCAGATCAGGGTGTTGACGTGAAGGTGTCTTAACGCCAGACGCAGAAGCCTTCCGTTAGCCGTGGCGTCTCCGGCGTGACGATGCCCTCCGCCACAGAGTTCGCTTCTCCGTCCAACGTCGTCCGACCAAAGACCGTTCTTGTGAGTCGCCATTTTACATTTTTTGTCAGTGCGTGTAGAATAAACCTGACAACAGATCAGCGCCAGTTCTTGGGGTGATGGCGGAACAGGCAGACGCATCGGTCTTAAAAACCGAAGGACTAACCGTCCGTGTGGGTTCGAGTCCCACTCGCCCCATTCATGCCCGCCAAGCTGCGGTCGGCGCAGGCCGACCTGGCGGCGGAACGCCCTTTCGCCCCGAATTCATTCGGCGGCCTCGTTCCCCGGCGTGCTTGTCCACAACAAACTCACTTCCCCCGCACAACCGCAAGCCGGCGCAGCTCGGGCGCCAACATACCTGACCAGGAGAATTGACTATGGTGTCAAAGCGATTCGGATGGATTGTCTCTGTTGCTCGTCACAGTGCTTGTGCTCACGGCCTGTGGCACGCGCCCGTTCCTTCAACCTCGCAAGGCGAAAAGACCAGCCCCCAGGAGTTCCTCATCGAACTGCCCGCATCACCGTCAACATTGATGAACAGGGCACGCCCACCGTCATGGGCATGTCGCTCGCCGACCTTGCCAAGCTAACCGGCAGTCCCATGGCGCCGCTGCAGCTCACCCCAGAGCAGGTCACCCAGTTCCAGGCCAACAACATCCAGCACATCGAGCTGCTGCACCGCGGTGATGGCCTCTATCTCTTCGTCAACGGGAAGGCATTGCCTTACATTAAATGGGACCAGAACACACTGCAAAATGCGGCCAAGATGCTGCAGACGTTCGATCCGCAGGTCAACGGTATGCACCTGGCTGAGTGGATCCCTTCCCTTCTGCCCATGGTGCGCAGCGTCGGGCTTGACCTGGTCTTCATGATTCCCGTCAAGGCCGGCGCCACCAAGATCGAAGTGCGCCCCGAAGACCAGGAACCACCCGCGCCCGCGGCCGACGGCGCGCAGCTCCCGGCCGCGGCCGTCGTACAGTTGCCCATCGTCTACGATGCCGCCGGCGCGCCGCAGGTCATTGGCCGCGGCGGCCAGATGTTCCGCCCGGATGCCGCTGCCCTGGCGCAGATGGGGCTGACCAACCTGCCCATCTACCTGACGCCGGACACCATCCAGTCCCTGATGCGCTCCAACGTTCAATTCATCACGATTCAGTCCAGCAGCGCCGGTCTGCAGGTCTCGGTCAACAACGACCCCCCTGCCGCTGATTGGCTGGGGCGAGGCCGAGTTCAACGCGCTGGAACTGGCCAAAGGCACAGGCAGCGTAGACCCGGCCGCGCTCGACCTGGTGGCGAAGTTGCCCCGTTCATCGCCAACCTTGACCTGACCATCTACATGGAGTTCCCGCTGGCGAGAGGGCGCCGAAAAGATCAGCCCGTAACGAGCAAGTAACAGGAGGCTCGTCATGCAAAAGCGTTTCGGGTTCTTGCGCTTCACCAGCTTCATGCTGCGCCTGTTTGCCGCCATCTGCCTGCTCCTGGGCTTGGCCGCCGGCCTGGCGCTCATTCTCGGCGGCAACTATCAGAATGTGCTCGGCTTCAAGCTGACCATTCCGACCGCTGCCCTGTGGATTGCTGCATTGCTGCCCGTCGTCTGCGGCCTGTTTTACTTCGTCATCCTCTGCGGCTGGCGGCTTGCTGACGTTGCTCATCGCCACGGAAGAAAACACCCGCGCCACCGCCCTGGGCCTGGCCAACCTACGCGCCCCGGCGCCGGCGTCAACGCCTGAAGTTCGTAATCCACCCCCGGTCAGCTGATCGCCCGTTGTTGCAAGACCCCTGCGCGCCAGCTTGGCGCGCAGGGGTTGTCATCGAGGCACACCATGACACCCCTGCCGCCGACTCAATCTGACGATCTCGCTGCGGAGCCGCCCGATCCGCAGGCCCATTCCACGCGTGACGCCCATCAGCTCCTGCTCGAACTGGGCGAGCTGTGGGCCGCGCCCGACAATGCGCACAAGGCCCGCCTGGCTGGCCTGCGCCGCGTGCAAACCTTCTTTGGCGCCGAGGCTATCTGCCTGGCGCTGGCCGACCCTTTCAGCAACCGTTTCGATTTGACCTACCGACTGGGCCGTTGCGTGGCCGGCCGGAGCAGGCTGCGGGTCATGACCGGTGGTACACCCAACTGCCCGGCGGGGTCCTGGGCCTGCCGGCGGCCGTTAGCGGCCAGGCGCCCAACGGCGTGCTGGCGCTGCTGCGGCCTGGCGTCATGTTCTCCGGCCGCGAACAGCGCTGGCTGCGGCGGGTTGGCGTTCTGCTGGCGCATGAACAGAATGCGCACCGCCTGCGTTTGCTGATGCGCATCATGGAACAGGCCAACCGCAAAGAGAACCCGATTGACCTCTATAGCTTCTTGCTGGATGAACTGCAGCGCTTCATTAAATACGATCACAGCGCCGCCGTGATCGTCCTCGACCGTGAGAATAACCGCCTGATCGTGCGCCGGGAATTGGTGCAGCCCGCGGTGGAAGCGTGGCGCCTGCCCTCTCCCGCGTGCCATCAACCTGGAACCGGGCCTCGCACAACGCCTGGCCGGGATACACAGCGCGCCGGTCAGACCCATCGAATATCAGCGCGCCAGCGCCGGCGATCCCTGGCAGGGCGAAACGGCATCCTGGCTGGCGCAGGCCCTGGCCTACGGAGAACTGCCCTGGCGGCCGGAAGGCAAGGATCATCCGGCGGAGGCGCAAACCCCGGTGGCGCCGGTTGCACCCTGCTCGCCGGAGGGTGGCATCCTCGCCGTGCCCCTGGTCCACAACGACACGGTGTGGGGTTGCTCAAGCTGTCAACGCTGCGCTGCGGACCGCTGCGTCTGCCCACAGCCGACGCGCAGGTCGTGCAGCAGTTCGCCGATCGCCTGGCCCTGACGCTCTATCAGTCCGATCTCTACTACCGCCGCCAGCTTGAGATGGATGCGGTGCGTGAGATCGGCCAGACCACCACCCACCCGGTTTCGCTGGAAACCGTCTGCCAGACCACGCTTGAGGCCGCGCTGAAAACCTTGCATCTGACTGTGGGTCAGGTGCAGACGCGCCTGCGCCTGGTGCATGAGCAGCCGGTGCAGGCGGGCAGTACCCATGCGCGGGAGACCGTCACCCAGGCGCTGGCAGACCTGGAACGCGGCGTGTGGAGCAGCGGGGTCGCCGGCCTGCATAACAACCTGCCGCCGCCGGCCGCTGCGCCCGCGGGCAGCCGCGTCATGCGCGCCGCGCTGATCGTGCCCATCCAGTATGAGCACGCCGTCATCGGCCTGATCAGCGTGCAGTCGTCGCTGGCCGAGCGCTTTCGTCCGACCGACCAGACCTTTTTGCAGACCGTCGCGCACGAGGCCGCGCTGGCGCGAAGACCGCTGAGTTGTACGAACAGGTGCGGCAGCAGGCGGAAGAGCGCAAGGAGCGCCTGGCCCTCTTGCACGAGCTGAGCCGGTCGCTCAATCGCGAGCTTGACCTGCAGACCGTCCTGCACCACGCCGTGGTCACCTCACGGGCGCGGTTGCGGGCTGAAACAGCTTCGATCTTCCTGCTCAAGGACGGCGTCCTGCGCCGCCAGGACAGCGATGGCCAGGATGACGGCCTGTTTCCAGACGAAATCTACCGCGTGGGTGAAGGGCTGACCGGCCTGGCGAGCTGCGCCCAGCCGCCTGTGCATCCGGACAATTGCCCTTGCCATGCCCAGGGCGGTCAGCCGCCGGCGGCCAGCCGCGATCCACATGACCTGACTGCCGAGGCCAACCAGGAGCGTGGGACACGTTTTGGCCAGGCCGTGGCCTGCAATCAGGTGAACGACTGCCCGCTGGTGATCGAGGCGCATCGCCGGCGCTATCGCGACATCTTGCGCAGCGGCCAGGCGCAGCACTTGATCGCTGTGCCGCTGGATGACGCCTACCACACCTTTGGCGTGCTGCGTGTGCTCAACAAACTGACGCCAGAGGGCGCGCTGGACCAGGCCGGCTTCAGCGATGATGATCGCGACCTGCTCTCCACCATTGCCAGCCAGGTGGCGACCGCCATTTCCAACCTGCGCCAGACCCAGCGCCTGACTAGCATCTTCGAGGTCAACGAACTGCTCAGCCGCACCCCGGACCGCCAGCAGATTGGCGACCGCATCGCGCAGATCATGACCGGCCCGGCATTGAGCTACAGCGATTGCACCCTGCACCTGTTGGAGGGCGACCGCCTCATCCTGATCCCGGCGCACGGGTGAGCCGGCCAGCGGCGCGGCG encodes:
- a CDS encoding cold shock domain-containing protein, which encodes MHEYRDRTSECQRCGIPFIWTAGELPRAASNRRDGCARPARNCCPRSGRERGLVKWYNLRRGYGFISRSTGEDLFFHRDALPADAGAIEPNLLLEYGIEHTPGTAGEPDQGVDVKVS
- a CDS encoding DUF2344 domain-containing protein, whose translation is MGTSTWRVWERVLRRRVPVAYTKGFNPQLRIQFASALPVGCRGRAAGRFVAE
- a CDS encoding GAF domain-containing protein gives rise to the protein MLALLRPGVMFSGREQRWLRRVGVLLAHEQNAHRLRLLMRIMEQANRKENPIDLYSFLLDELQRFIKYDHSAAVIVLDRENNRLIVRRELVQPAVEAWRLPSPACHQPGTGPRTTPGRDTQRAGQTHRISARQRRRSLAGRNGILAGAGPGLRRTALAAGRQGSSGGGANPGGAGCTLLAGGWHPRRAPGPQRHGVGLLKLSTLRCGPLRLPTADAQVVQQFADRLALTLYQSDLYYRRQLEMDAVREIGQTTTHPVSLETVCQTTLEAALKTLHLTVGQVQTRLRLVHEQPVQAGSTHARETVTQALADLERGVWSSGVAGLHNNLPPPAAAPAGSRVMRAALIVPIQYEHAVIGLISVQSSLAERFRPTDQTFLQTVAHEAALARRPLSCTNRCGSRRKSARSAWPSCTS
- a CDS encoding GAF domain-containing protein, coding for MYEQVRQQAEERKERLALLHELSRSLNRELDLQTVLHHAVVTSRARLRAETASIFLLKDGVLRRQDSDGQDDGLFPDEIYRVGEGLTGLASCAQPPVHPDNCPCHAQGGQPPAASRDPHDLTAEANQERGTRFGQAVACNQVNDCPLVIEAHRRRYRDILRSGQAQHLIAVPLDDAYHTFGVLRVLNKLTPEGALDQAGFSDDDRDLLSTIASQVATAISNLRQTQRLTSIFEVNELLSRTPDRQQIGDRIAQIMTGPALSYSDCTLHLLEGDRLILIPAHG